From Coffea arabica cultivar ET-39 chromosome 2e, Coffea Arabica ET-39 HiFi, whole genome shotgun sequence, the proteins below share one genomic window:
- the LOC140037158 gene encoding uncharacterized protein, with protein MDEAPEELRIRGTSLITQHKSSPLSFHRHTQTGSPEDLYSTRAQKHFKTTKRALASQIEEPMDTPESPISAMEFLCRPWSPSASNFLQLFPSSYDRARAEDHENQPEEALKHTPERNQVLIINEKFSRVMINLSHQCSGIHSFISSNNQRFHSHP; from the exons ATGGACGAAGCGCCGGAGGAATTGAGAATAAGGGGAACATCGCTCATAACTCAACACAAGTCGTCGCCACTGTCGTTCCACCGTCAC ACTCAGACTGGCAGCCCAGAGGATTTGTATTCGACCAGAGCTCAAAAGCACTTTAAGACCACAAAAAGAGCTCTGGCCTCTCAAATTGAAGAACCAATGGATACTCCTGAGAGCCCTATCAGTGCAATGGAGTTCCTGTGCAGACCATGGAGTCCTTCTGCCTCCAACTTCCTGCAGTTATTTCCTTCAAGT TATGACAGGGCCAGAGCAGAAGATCATGAAAATCAACCAGAAGAAGCATTGAAGCACACCCCAGAAAGGAACCAAGTGCTTATAATCAACGAGAAATTCAGTAGAGTAATGATCAATCTCTCCCATCAATGTTCAGGAATTCATTCGTTTATTAGTAGTAATAACCAGCGATTTCACAGTCATCCCTAG
- the LOC113729825 gene encoding VAN3-binding protein, producing MNLNHVKGWPKGKSLSGFFRSCKEKKKDEIRCHTAKLHAALSLTELAAAIARFATSTSTEAQNINRKGNGETRAIYEEMGGAVATAAALMTTVCAEAAESLGADRAQLASAVNSGLAIGNPIDMMAVTATTSTCLRGAAILKSRTMADSLRIQGLLRACTEICIITPSGRREHKWVTIHSKPKQITLSFKKKYFGGTLSISKEYKLICIEEAMEGEEYFFLSLRTNNGIIKLLFKDQTQLNIWISAISSLLKMAQPQPFLS from the exons ATGAACTTGAATCACGTGAAAGGATGGCCAAAAGGCAAATCGCTCTCTGGCTTCTTCAGATCTTgtaaagagaagaagaaagatgaaATTCGATGCCACACGGCCAAACTACATGCTGCACTTTCACTTACAGAGCTTGCTGCAGCAATTGCACGCTTTGCAACCAGTACCAGCACAGAAGCACAAAACATCAACCGAAAAGGCAATGGTGAAACAAGGGCAATATACGAGGAAATGGGAGGTGCTGTTGCTACTGCAGCAGCATTGATGACTACTGTATGTGCTGAGGCAGCAGAATCTTTAGGTGCAGATAGAGCTCAACTTGCATCTGCAGTCAATTCTGGCCTGGCCATCGGTAATCCTATTGACATGATGGCAGTAACAGCAACAACATCAACAT GTTTAAGAGGTGCTGCAATTCTGAAATCAAGAACTATGGCAGACTCCTTGAGGATCCAAGGGCTGCTTAGAGCTTGCACTGAGATATGTATAATCACCCCATCAG GTCGCAGAGAACACAAATGGGTCACCATACATTCAAAGCCCAAACAAATCACACTGTCCTTCAAGAAGAAGTATTTTGGAGGAACCCTATCAATTTCGAAAGAGT ACAAGCTTATCTGTATCGAGGAAGCAATGGAAGGCGAGGAATACTTCTTCCTAAGTTTGAGGACAAACAATGGCATCATCAAGCTACTATTCAAAGATCAGACGCAATTGAACATCTGGATATCAGCCATTTCCAGTCTCCTAAAGATGGCACAAccccagccatttctcagctaA